From a single Hypomesus transpacificus isolate Combined female chromosome 14, fHypTra1, whole genome shotgun sequence genomic region:
- the camk1db gene encoding calcium/calmodulin-dependent protein kinase 1Db isoform X1 — protein sequence MARENGEFGDGPSWKKHVDDIKKIFDFKEVLGTGAFSEVVMAREKASGKMVAVKCIPKKALKGKETSIENEIAVLRKIKHENIVALEDIYESSNHLYLIMQLVSGGELFDRIVEKGFYTEMDASRLIKQVLDAVNYLHAMGIVHRDLKPENLLYFNPHNESKIMISDFGLSKMEGTGDVMATACGTPGYVAPEVLAQKPYSKAVDCWSIGVIAYILLCGYPPFYDENDSKLFEQILKADYEFDAPYWDDISDSAKNFISCLMEKDPDKRFTCDQALEHPWIAGDTALCKNIHESVSRQMRKNFAKSKWRQAFNATAVIRHMKRLQLGSSLGTSFGGSIDTTIPTARSQARGPAKSQSVDCAPISFRDFDPPPGQPVAAASCSRNTSPPTSIGEEPQVVAAVEPTRPRPSTVTTIHTGTK from the exons ATGGCAAGGGAGAATGGAGAGTTCGGCGATGGACCATCGTGGAAAAAACATGTTGATGATATCAAGAAAATATTTGACTTCAAAGAAGTCCTTGGAAC TGGGGCATTCTCTGAAGTTGTGATGGCTCGGGAGAAAGCCTCGGGTAAGATGGTTGCAGTAAAGTGCATTCCGAAAAAGGCTTTGAAAGGGAAGGAGACCAGCATCGAGAACGAAATTGCCGTGCTTAGGAA GATAAAACATGAGAACATTGTGGCATTGGAAGACATCTATGAGAGCTCCAACCACTTGTACCTTATCATGCAATT AGTGTCTGGAGGGGAGCTTTTTGACCGTATTGTAGAGAAGGGCTTCTATACTGAAATGGATGCAAGCAGGCTAATCAAACAGGTTTTGGATGCAGTCAATTACCTCCACGCCATGGGTATAGTACATAGAGACCTCAAG ccAGAGAACCTGCTCTACTTTAACCCCCACAACGAGTCCAAGATCATGATCAGTGACTTTGGCCTCTCAAAGATGGAGGGAACAGGAGATGTCATGGCCACAGCCTGTGGAACTCCAGGATATGTGG CTCCTGAGGTGCTAGCACAGAAGCCCTACAGCAAAGCAGTGGACTGCTGGTCTATCGGTGTTATTGCTTACATACT GTTATGTGGCTACCCTCCCTTCTATGACGAGAATGACTCCAAGCTCTTTGAACAGATTCTCAAGGCAGACTATGAATTCGATGCTCCATATTGGGATGATATATCAGACTCTg CTAAAAACTTCATCAGCTGCCTGATGGAGAAGGACCCCGATAAGAGGTTCACATGTGACCAAGCTCTGGAGCACCCATG GATCGCAGGGGACACAGCTCTCTGCAAGAACATCCATGAATCTGTCAGTCGCCAGATGCGCAAAAACTTTGCCAAAAGCAAATGGAGG CAAGCATTCAATGCCACGGCTGTGATCCGCCACATGAAGCGCCTGCAGCTGGGCAGCAGTCTGGGCACCAGTTTTGGCGGCAGTATTGACACCACCATCCCCACTGCCCGCAGTCAGGCCAGAGGCCCTGCGAAGAGCCAGTCTGTGGACTGCGCCCCAATCTCCT TTCGAGATTTTGATCCCCCCCCAGGTCAACCTGTTGCTGCTGCATCCTGCAGCCGGAATACTAGCCCCCCCACTTCCATTGGTGAGGAGCCACAGGTGGTGGCAGCGGTGGAGCCTACCCGGCCTCGCCCCTCCACCGTCACCACCATCCACACTGGGACTAAATGA
- the camk1db gene encoding calcium/calmodulin-dependent protein kinase 1Db isoform X2 — MARENGEFGDGPSWKKHVDDIKKIFDFKEVLGTGAFSEVVMAREKASGKMVAVKCIPKKALKGKETSIENEIAVLRKIKHENIVALEDIYESSNHLYLIMQLVSGGELFDRIVEKGFYTEMDASRLIKQVLDAVNYLHAMGIVHRDLKPENLLYFNPHNESKIMISDFGLSKMEGTGDVMATACGTPGYVAPEVLAQKPYSKAVDCWSIGVIAYILLCGYPPFYDENDSKLFEQILKADYEFDAPYWDDISDSAKNFISCLMEKDPDKRFTCDQALEHPWIAGDTALCKNIHESVSRQMRKNFAKSKWRQAFNATAVIRHMKRLQLGSSLGTSFGGSIDTTIPTARSQARGPAKSQSVDCAPISCQPVAAASCSRNTSPPTSIGEEPQVVAAVEPTRPRPSTVTTIHTGTK; from the exons ATGGCAAGGGAGAATGGAGAGTTCGGCGATGGACCATCGTGGAAAAAACATGTTGATGATATCAAGAAAATATTTGACTTCAAAGAAGTCCTTGGAAC TGGGGCATTCTCTGAAGTTGTGATGGCTCGGGAGAAAGCCTCGGGTAAGATGGTTGCAGTAAAGTGCATTCCGAAAAAGGCTTTGAAAGGGAAGGAGACCAGCATCGAGAACGAAATTGCCGTGCTTAGGAA GATAAAACATGAGAACATTGTGGCATTGGAAGACATCTATGAGAGCTCCAACCACTTGTACCTTATCATGCAATT AGTGTCTGGAGGGGAGCTTTTTGACCGTATTGTAGAGAAGGGCTTCTATACTGAAATGGATGCAAGCAGGCTAATCAAACAGGTTTTGGATGCAGTCAATTACCTCCACGCCATGGGTATAGTACATAGAGACCTCAAG ccAGAGAACCTGCTCTACTTTAACCCCCACAACGAGTCCAAGATCATGATCAGTGACTTTGGCCTCTCAAAGATGGAGGGAACAGGAGATGTCATGGCCACAGCCTGTGGAACTCCAGGATATGTGG CTCCTGAGGTGCTAGCACAGAAGCCCTACAGCAAAGCAGTGGACTGCTGGTCTATCGGTGTTATTGCTTACATACT GTTATGTGGCTACCCTCCCTTCTATGACGAGAATGACTCCAAGCTCTTTGAACAGATTCTCAAGGCAGACTATGAATTCGATGCTCCATATTGGGATGATATATCAGACTCTg CTAAAAACTTCATCAGCTGCCTGATGGAGAAGGACCCCGATAAGAGGTTCACATGTGACCAAGCTCTGGAGCACCCATG GATCGCAGGGGACACAGCTCTCTGCAAGAACATCCATGAATCTGTCAGTCGCCAGATGCGCAAAAACTTTGCCAAAAGCAAATGGAGG CAAGCATTCAATGCCACGGCTGTGATCCGCCACATGAAGCGCCTGCAGCTGGGCAGCAGTCTGGGCACCAGTTTTGGCGGCAGTATTGACACCACCATCCCCACTGCCCGCAGTCAGGCCAGAGGCCCTGCGAAGAGCCAGTCTGTGGACTGCGCCCCAATCTCCT GTCAACCTGTTGCTGCTGCATCCTGCAGCCGGAATACTAGCCCCCCCACTTCCATTGGTGAGGAGCCACAGGTGGTGGCAGCGGTGGAGCCTACCCGGCCTCGCCCCTCCACCGTCACCACCATCCACACTGGGACTAAATGA